A region from the Thermoplasmatales archaeon genome encodes:
- a CDS encoding electron transfer flavoprotein subunit YdiR, producing MKALLFSDSVVQGNQTVSYLRGKMEVGVAVPSELGEKFASSGARRIYSLTGTLSSGNVAEKLSELFKTGYDYAFVDSTILGREVAGYMAAVMGSTCIGEINSFEVAGGKVRTKRFFYGGKTVLEEESSSKLFTVAPGISEASAASGKAEVEEIVLQEPNVTVEKSENKASTGVDISSAKILVSIGRGLGKKEGLQQIEPLARALNAEFAGSRPVCLDYQWLGEDRWVGISGKKVSPKVYLALGISGQIQHIAGIRGSKVIIAINKDKSAPIFEECDYGIVGDMYQVVPKILGLLK from the coding sequence ATGAAAGCGCTCCTGTTTTCAGACAGTGTAGTGCAGGGGAATCAAACAGTATCGTACCTGCGCGGTAAAATGGAAGTGGGCGTTGCGGTGCCATCCGAACTGGGGGAAAAATTCGCCTCATCCGGAGCCAGGAGGATATATTCCCTGACTGGAACCCTCAGTTCCGGGAACGTGGCGGAAAAGCTCTCCGAGTTGTTCAAGACCGGATACGATTACGCCTTCGTGGATTCCACAATACTGGGAAGGGAAGTTGCCGGATACATGGCAGCAGTCATGGGCTCAACATGCATCGGTGAGATCAATAGCTTCGAGGTCGCTGGCGGGAAAGTAAGGACAAAGCGTTTCTTCTATGGAGGAAAGACGGTTCTTGAGGAAGAGTCGTCCTCGAAACTATTCACAGTTGCCCCTGGGATTTCAGAAGCCAGTGCGGCCAGTGGAAAAGCAGAAGTTGAGGAAATTGTGCTCCAGGAACCCAACGTGACTGTAGAAAAGTCAGAGAACAAGGCATCAACCGGTGTCGACATATCCAGTGCCAAAATACTTGTAAGCATAGGCAGGGGTCTCGGTAAGAAGGAAGGCCTGCAGCAGATTGAGCCGCTGGCAAGGGCACTAAATGCAGAATTCGCTGGATCGAGGCCAGTCTGTCTGGACTACCAGTGGCTTGGAGAGGATCGATGGGTCGGCATTTCCGGGAAGAAGGTGAGCCCAAAGGTCTACCTTGCGCTTGGAATATCCGGGCAGATACAGCACATAGCCGGAATAAGGGGATCAAAGGTAATAATAGCCATAAACAAGGACAAGTCTGCGCCGATATTCGAGGAATGCGACTATGGAATTGTCGGCGATATGTACCAGGTTGTCCCGAAAATCCTTGGTCTGCTGAAGTAA
- a CDS encoding putative electron transfer flavoprotein FixA: MVDIIVLIKQMPDLELIKPDPATGEPMVKNVQLRMETLSENAVEAAVQIKEKRGGKVTAIIFGDAQSPAIMKKAYAMGVDEGFVITGYTGNNPYYTARVISDKIGKIKHDVVIMGNQAADSISGLLPGMISRLIGAPLLGNAVSVDIENGIARVKRVLEDRDVTISSKLPVVVSVTQESNQPRLPPVMQILAAGRKPINTEKAAFPPEEYTGIISNKAPKSERKKIIFEDIDKGVTEITKVLKEEMR, from the coding sequence ATGGTAGACATAATAGTTCTCATAAAACAGATGCCTGACCTCGAACTGATAAAACCGGACCCTGCAACCGGTGAGCCAATGGTCAAAAACGTCCAGTTAAGGATGGAAACATTGAGCGAGAATGCAGTGGAGGCAGCGGTCCAGATAAAGGAAAAGCGCGGAGGCAAGGTTACTGCGATCATTTTCGGAGATGCCCAGTCTCCCGCAATAATGAAAAAAGCTTATGCAATGGGCGTGGACGAAGGTTTCGTGATAACTGGATATACGGGCAATAATCCTTATTATACGGCCAGGGTTATTTCTGACAAGATAGGCAAGATAAAGCATGACGTCGTTATAATGGGTAACCAGGCAGCCGATTCGATTTCTGGTCTGCTTCCCGGCATGATATCCCGCCTGATCGGTGCGCCGCTACTTGGAAACGCAGTCTCTGTTGACATAGAAAACGGGATCGCACGCGTGAAGAGGGTGCTGGAAGACAGGGACGTGACAATTTCATCGAAACTGCCGGTTGTTGTGTCAGTAACGCAGGAATCTAACCAGCCAAGACTCCCGCCCGTTATGCAGATACTTGCTGCTGGAAGGAAACCCATAAACACGGAAAAGGCGGCATTCCCGCCTGAGGAATACACAGGAATCATATCCAATAAGGCTCCCAAGAGCGAAAGGAAAAAGATAATATTCGAAGACATTGACAAGGGCGTTACAGAAATTACAAAGGTCCTGAAGGAGGAGATGAGATGA
- the hdrD_2 gene encoding CoB--CoM heterodisulfide reductase iron-sulfur subunit D, translated as MYLFSIILLVGLLLAVFLFFYAIYEVLWDALKMPVKKIRMKSIVPKRIYLFIRNVILQGKLFKERSGGIMHALMFWGFLAFAAYSSEFFVRGIDPSATLFSPGLLEDAIFFTVDIFALIVIADVIYAVVRRWVIKIPRYKGHNGFEAAFILALIGGLMITYYILGVIRLDGISSGYPGSIMEGLAPNVTPVTNFFASIFPKIGATAGLYLYWITWSIHASIFLIFLVYVPRSKHLHLFAAPINVILTKDDQPAKLAPIDFDTETRFGATDARDFTWKDYLDFDSCTECGRCTANCPANLTGKTLSPREIIWDLREVVMKEGKELRKNHEDIATSSVFTKVIGDPILEEDLWSCTTCMACVEQCPVMIDHVPKIVDMRRSLVLNEGKAPREVLDFQRNMESYGAPWVVDPSTRGDWANGLDVVDLSKTPDAKFDILYWVGCVASFDRRNQEIARSIVKILKTAGISFAILGSQEKCSGDPARRTGNEYLAQILMKQNIETFKEKKVQKVITGCAHCFNSLKNEYKDFGIELEVHHHTEFINNLLATGKIKIKQLDRDLVEKYTYHDACYLGRYNRIFEEPRNVLNEFAENYEEMDMNKTKGLCCGAGGGRLWMEENVGQKVSHKRIEMADKVNATTVVTACPYCMTMLDDARKVTNREEKMKITDISELVAERILPSENDKSQ; from the coding sequence ATGTATCTCTTCTCGATTATACTGCTGGTCGGATTATTGCTTGCTGTCTTCCTTTTCTTCTATGCGATCTATGAAGTGTTGTGGGACGCACTCAAGATGCCTGTAAAGAAGATACGGATGAAAAGCATCGTACCAAAGCGTATTTACCTCTTCATAAGAAACGTGATCCTGCAGGGCAAGCTGTTCAAGGAAAGAAGCGGCGGAATCATGCATGCCCTCATGTTCTGGGGGTTCCTGGCATTTGCGGCCTATTCGTCAGAGTTTTTCGTCAGGGGTATCGATCCATCGGCAACCCTGTTTTCACCCGGATTGCTGGAAGACGCAATTTTCTTCACAGTGGACATATTCGCTTTAATAGTTATTGCTGATGTAATATATGCAGTTGTCAGGAGATGGGTAATAAAGATACCTCGCTACAAGGGGCATAATGGCTTTGAAGCAGCCTTCATCCTTGCGCTTATTGGAGGGCTGATGATTACGTATTACATACTTGGCGTAATACGGCTTGACGGCATCAGTTCAGGTTATCCGGGAAGCATAATGGAAGGGCTCGCTCCAAATGTCACCCCTGTCACTAATTTCTTTGCGTCGATATTCCCGAAGATTGGTGCCACAGCAGGTCTTTACCTGTACTGGATAACGTGGTCCATACACGCTTCAATATTCCTTATTTTCCTCGTATATGTACCGAGATCCAAGCACCTTCACCTGTTTGCGGCACCAATTAATGTTATATTAACCAAGGATGACCAACCTGCTAAGCTGGCTCCAATAGATTTCGATACCGAGACGAGGTTTGGGGCTACCGATGCAAGAGACTTCACCTGGAAGGATTACCTGGATTTTGATTCCTGCACGGAGTGTGGAAGATGCACGGCAAACTGCCCCGCCAATCTTACCGGCAAGACGCTTTCCCCCAGGGAGATAATATGGGACCTGAGAGAAGTGGTGATGAAGGAAGGCAAGGAGCTCAGGAAGAACCATGAAGACATTGCAACATCGTCTGTTTTCACCAAGGTGATTGGTGATCCCATACTGGAAGAAGACCTCTGGTCGTGCACAACCTGCATGGCATGCGTGGAACAGTGTCCGGTCATGATTGACCACGTGCCGAAGATTGTAGACATGAGGCGCTCCCTTGTTCTTAATGAAGGGAAAGCTCCGAGAGAAGTTCTCGATTTCCAGAGGAACATGGAATCCTACGGTGCGCCATGGGTTGTGGATCCGAGCACTAGGGGAGACTGGGCAAACGGTCTTGATGTTGTGGATCTTTCAAAGACACCTGACGCAAAGTTTGACATTCTCTACTGGGTGGGATGCGTAGCAAGTTTCGACAGGAGAAACCAGGAGATAGCCAGGTCCATCGTAAAGATACTGAAGACTGCCGGAATATCATTCGCCATCCTGGGCTCACAGGAGAAATGCTCAGGAGATCCAGCTAGAAGAACAGGGAATGAATACCTTGCACAGATACTGATGAAGCAGAACATCGAGACATTCAAGGAGAAGAAGGTGCAGAAGGTCATCACGGGCTGTGCACACTGCTTCAATTCGCTGAAAAATGAATACAAGGATTTTGGCATCGAACTGGAAGTTCATCACCATACGGAATTCATCAACAACCTTCTGGCTACCGGCAAAATCAAGATCAAGCAACTGGACAGGGACCTTGTTGAGAAGTATACGTACCACGATGCCTGTTACCTCGGCAGGTACAACAGGATTTTTGAAGAGCCCAGGAACGTGCTGAACGAGTTTGCAGAGAACTACGAGGAGATGGACATGAACAAGACGAAAGGTCTCTGCTGCGGGGCTGGCGGAGGACGGTTATGGATGGAAGAAAATGTGGGACAGAAGGTCTCGCATAAGAGGATAGAGATGGCTGACAAGGTAAATGCCACAACAGTAGTCACTGCATGCCCGTACTGCATGACAATGCTGGATGATGCAAGGAAGGTCACAAACCGCGAGGAAAAGATGAAGATTACTGATATATCCGAACTTGTGGCAGAACGTATCCTGCCGTCCGAAAACGATAAAAGCCAATGA
- a CDS encoding acetyl-CoA acetyltransferase produces the protein MKMSEDAYLVYYKRTAFSRSRPNDPERDVFNSIRMDEALGQLIRDSVSTTGIKAEEINDVITGCAIQADENWTYGGRQPVLLAGMPVSVPAMSLDRACSSSLNAMTIGAMEIMTGVSDIVLAGGMEHMTHVPLSNNPHIKPNIKLLVRPEYLKYDMNTGYSMGLTAEKLAKMKGIGRAEMDEFALRSHKLAAKARDEGFFREEILPLEVENNGSTVRVDSDQSIRGDTTMEQLQKLPPAFKSDGVITAGNSSPLNAGSSLVMIMSGKKLKEYGLKPMARLQAFGWAAVDPSIMGEGPVPASRKALQNAGLKVDDIDLWEINEAFAVVVLNAMKELGIDREKINVNGGAISIGHPLGASGARLAGTLARTMNSRKLERGLATLCVGGGQGYSVIFERV, from the coding sequence ATGAAAATGTCAGAAGACGCATATCTGGTTTATTACAAAAGAACCGCCTTTTCCAGGTCCAGGCCAAATGATCCGGAAAGGGATGTTTTTAACTCAATAAGAATGGATGAAGCTCTGGGACAGCTTATAAGAGATTCAGTTTCCACCACCGGCATAAAGGCGGAGGAAATAAACGACGTCATTACCGGCTGCGCGATCCAGGCCGATGAGAACTGGACTTACGGAGGGAGACAGCCGGTCCTGCTGGCTGGAATGCCCGTCAGCGTTCCTGCAATGTCGCTGGACAGGGCGTGTTCTTCATCACTGAATGCAATGACAATAGGTGCCATGGAAATAATGACCGGTGTTTCCGACATTGTTCTGGCCGGAGGGATGGAGCACATGACCCATGTCCCTCTGTCAAACAATCCACACATAAAACCAAACATAAAGCTGCTCGTAAGGCCGGAGTACCTGAAATACGATATGAACACAGGGTATTCCATGGGGCTGACTGCCGAGAAGCTCGCGAAAATGAAGGGAATAGGAAGGGCAGAGATGGATGAATTCGCCCTTAGAAGCCATAAACTCGCTGCAAAGGCAAGAGATGAAGGATTCTTCAGGGAAGAGATACTGCCGCTGGAGGTTGAGAACAATGGTTCCACTGTCAGGGTAGACAGTGACCAGAGCATAAGAGGGGACACAACCATGGAACAGTTGCAGAAACTGCCGCCGGCGTTCAAGTCTGACGGCGTTATAACTGCTGGAAACTCGTCGCCCTTGAACGCAGGTTCCTCTCTTGTCATGATAATGTCGGGAAAGAAACTCAAGGAGTATGGGCTGAAGCCCATGGCCAGGTTACAGGCTTTTGGATGGGCGGCTGTCGATCCGTCAATCATGGGAGAAGGACCGGTTCCGGCATCCAGGAAAGCACTGCAGAATGCGGGACTCAAGGTCGACGACATAGACCTCTGGGAGATCAACGAAGCTTTTGCTGTTGTAGTGCTGAACGCAATGAAGGAACTTGGGATAGACAGGGAAAAAATCAATGTTAACGGAGGAGCCATATCCATTGGGCATCCCCTTGGAGCTTCCGGTGCGCGGCTTGCCGGGACGCTGGCAAGGACAATGAACTCCAGGAAGCTGGAAAGAGGGCTTGCAACATTGTGCGTTGGTGGCGGACAGGGATACTCCGTTATTTTTGAAAGGGTGTGA
- a CDS encoding putative acyl-CoA dehydrogenase, with protein MDFDFPEELVETRKKIREFGLKELTPELAEKYDREEKYPNEIRKKAFEAGIINYENPWGMLMAIEELCRIDPGLGISATVSLFGEEIIMLFGTDEQKQKYLTRVNSGELIMGLAVTEPGGGSDVAGIKTTATRSGDKFIINGAKMFITNGQIADFMVTLVRTSPPNGKRHHGLSTVIVDTKSNGFTANKLEGKLGVRATNTAELVFNNVEIPVENLVGPEGKGFYHIMTFFNISRVYVAAQGLGIAQGALDRMLQYIKKANALGIADANSESTQFILSEVAAKIEAARLLTYKAASYLFQFKPNPIITSMAKWHAAEAAVFAAEKAMELTGTTGITSDLERFYRDAKILEIWEGTSEVEKLIIARMLTKEEGAQ; from the coding sequence ATGGATTTTGATTTTCCGGAAGAACTGGTGGAAACAAGGAAGAAGATCAGGGAGTTCGGTTTGAAGGAGCTGACTCCAGAACTTGCAGAAAAATACGACAGGGAAGAGAAGTACCCAAACGAGATAAGAAAGAAGGCGTTTGAAGCGGGTATCATCAACTACGAGAATCCCTGGGGAATGCTTATGGCAATAGAGGAGTTGTGCCGCATTGATCCTGGGCTGGGAATATCTGCGACAGTTTCGCTCTTCGGGGAAGAGATTATAATGCTATTTGGAACCGATGAGCAGAAACAGAAATACCTTACCAGGGTTAACAGCGGTGAGCTGATCATGGGCCTGGCAGTTACAGAACCTGGAGGAGGAAGTGATGTGGCAGGAATAAAGACAACAGCCACGAGATCTGGAGACAAATTCATCATCAACGGCGCAAAGATGTTCATTACCAATGGACAGATTGCGGATTTCATGGTCACCCTCGTCAGGACGTCGCCACCTAACGGGAAAAGACACCATGGTCTCAGCACAGTCATAGTGGACACAAAGTCGAATGGCTTTACGGCAAACAAGCTTGAGGGAAAACTCGGTGTAAGGGCAACAAACACAGCTGAACTGGTTTTTAACAACGTGGAGATACCGGTTGAGAACCTTGTTGGACCTGAAGGGAAAGGTTTCTACCACATAATGACGTTCTTCAACATAAGCAGGGTTTACGTTGCCGCGCAGGGTCTTGGAATTGCACAGGGAGCTCTTGATAGAATGCTTCAATACATAAAGAAGGCAAACGCGCTTGGAATAGCCGATGCAAATTCTGAGAGCACACAGTTCATTCTGTCCGAGGTAGCGGCCAAGATCGAGGCTGCCAGGCTTCTGACATACAAGGCGGCTTCGTATCTCTTCCAGTTCAAGCCAAACCCCATCATAACGAGCATGGCGAAGTGGCATGCGGCAGAGGCTGCGGTATTTGCTGCGGAGAAAGCCATGGAACTAACGGGAACTACAGGCATCACAAGCGATCTTGAAAGATTCTACAGGGATGCCAAGATCCTGGAGATATGGGAAGGAACAAGCGAGGTTGAGAAACTGATTATTGCAAGAATGCTTACGAAGGAGGAGGGGGCGCAATGA
- a CDS encoding putative acyl-CoA dehydrogenase: MISEEYKILADTVREFSGKNLEGSSLKIERGGLGEDIILKMAGQGFLGAKIPVELGGSGIDEKGYLIILENLARVSPSAALKVLINNSLFYPLVAESGDRDTIAGVASGKINATVALEEVQEGFLESGKLSLSGGKLSGTKIGVINSDAGVVVALGGESGKELFLIRNGVSRGKDNPSLGFRGLALSQIVVDSDNYANIGSEGLEQMTKVMDALDLETSAIALGISEGALNKAIEYTKVRSTFEHLLKDYEPVAFSLSHLSAEIDTLKSFLFDRDELDAKEKLELKFLSVDLAKRCTKQALQSHGGYGYLQDFGVEKFYRDAMALSSMFFRRERDNRRLSEEVFQGKAGFI; encoded by the coding sequence ATGATTAGCGAGGAGTATAAAATACTGGCCGATACCGTGAGGGAATTTTCCGGTAAGAACCTGGAGGGATCTTCCCTGAAGATAGAGAGAGGAGGACTTGGAGAAGATATCATACTTAAGATGGCCGGACAGGGATTTCTCGGAGCCAAGATTCCGGTTGAACTTGGCGGGTCCGGTATAGACGAGAAAGGGTACCTAATAATCCTTGAAAACCTTGCCAGGGTTTCTCCTTCGGCGGCGTTGAAAGTTCTCATAAACAATTCGCTTTTCTACCCACTTGTTGCTGAATCAGGAGACAGGGATACCATAGCAGGAGTGGCCAGTGGAAAGATAAACGCCACTGTTGCGCTGGAAGAGGTGCAGGAAGGATTCCTTGAATCCGGAAAACTCTCCCTTTCCGGCGGAAAACTTTCAGGCACAAAGATAGGAGTCATAAACAGCGACGCAGGCGTGGTCGTTGCCCTGGGAGGAGAATCCGGAAAGGAACTCTTCCTGATAAGAAATGGAGTTTCAAGGGGGAAAGATAACCCGTCCCTTGGATTCAGGGGGCTGGCGCTATCACAGATAGTAGTTGATTCAGATAATTATGCGAACATTGGCAGCGAAGGGCTTGAGCAAATGACGAAGGTAATGGACGCACTGGACCTTGAAACGAGCGCCATTGCACTGGGCATATCGGAAGGCGCCCTGAACAAGGCGATAGAGTACACAAAGGTAAGGAGCACATTTGAGCACCTGCTGAAGGATTATGAGCCCGTTGCTTTTTCACTTTCCCACCTCAGCGCCGAGATTGATACACTGAAAAGCTTCCTGTTCGACAGGGATGAACTGGATGCAAAGGAAAAACTTGAACTCAAGTTCCTTTCAGTAGACCTGGCGAAAAGGTGCACCAAGCAGGCTCTCCAATCCCACGGAGGGTATGGATATCTGCAGGATTTTGGTGTGGAGAAGTTCTACAGGGATGCCATGGCTCTTTCCTCCATGTTTTTCAGGCGTGAGAGGGATAACAGGCGACTCTCCGAAGAGGTCTTCCAGGGCAAGGCAGGGTTCATTTAA
- a CDS encoding putative 3-hydroxyphenylpropionic transporter MhpT → MSERDVSKELLDELDDARTSRFHLKTIFVAGMGFFSDAYDLFVLSTALPAIVAVFGITSSSNLFGASTVNFLGVGLSAVTIEEGLIGAAALFGAFVGALVFGRIADLKGRKYTYGVEMSILVIFALVSAFSVNIPMLIISRFILGIGVGGDYPISSTIMSEYSNVKNRGKMIASVFAMQGFGLLTGSLIGIVAIHFLPLDEAWRFMLGFGAVPALSVIYLRRKIRETPRYKLQVQGDVNGASLSVKDATGKTMEASGPVKVSKNSFWDTARKYRLLILGTAGSWLLFDMAFYGTSVNSGLILQDIGYGSVAGNLHQTIFNIAVGNTILAALFEVPGYWIAVAAIDRVGRKKLQWIGFTVMAVAYLILALTYTSIVTSLTLFLAVYGISFLFGNIGPNTTTFVLPTELFPTQFRTTGHGIAASMGKFGAGIFTFLEPILQFVFKLQGVFAILVAVSLLGVMLTLLTITETKKRSLESTSAITKAKVPD, encoded by the coding sequence ATGAGTGAGAGAGATGTTTCTAAGGAGTTACTTGACGAACTGGATGATGCCAGAACGTCAAGGTTTCACCTGAAGACAATATTTGTTGCCGGCATGGGATTTTTCTCTGATGCCTATGATCTATTTGTCCTGTCTACAGCGCTGCCAGCTATAGTTGCAGTTTTTGGAATAACCTCATCGAGCAATCTTTTTGGTGCTTCCACTGTTAACTTCCTTGGCGTTGGCCTTTCTGCAGTGACAATCGAGGAGGGACTAATCGGGGCTGCGGCACTATTCGGAGCATTTGTTGGCGCTTTGGTTTTTGGAAGGATTGCTGACCTGAAGGGAAGAAAATATACCTATGGTGTAGAGATGAGCATTCTTGTAATCTTCGCACTGGTATCGGCTTTCTCGGTGAACATACCAATGCTGATAATCTCAAGATTTATCCTGGGAATCGGCGTGGGAGGGGATTACCCCATCAGTTCCACGATAATGAGCGAGTACTCAAACGTGAAGAACAGGGGAAAAATGATCGCTTCCGTCTTTGCGATGCAGGGCTTTGGACTGCTGACCGGATCGCTCATCGGTATAGTTGCAATACACTTCCTTCCACTGGACGAGGCCTGGAGGTTTATGCTTGGATTCGGTGCAGTTCCGGCATTGTCGGTTATCTACCTGAGGAGAAAGATAAGGGAGACGCCAAGATACAAACTTCAGGTACAGGGGGATGTTAACGGCGCCTCATTGTCTGTGAAGGATGCTACAGGAAAGACTATGGAAGCCTCCGGACCTGTCAAGGTTTCAAAGAATAGTTTCTGGGACACTGCAAGAAAATACCGGCTACTTATCCTTGGAACCGCTGGATCATGGCTCCTCTTTGATATGGCGTTTTACGGCACTTCGGTGAACTCGGGCCTGATCCTTCAGGACATAGGGTATGGGAGCGTGGCTGGCAATCTACATCAGACCATATTCAACATAGCTGTGGGAAACACCATACTGGCTGCACTGTTCGAGGTGCCGGGATACTGGATAGCCGTTGCCGCTATCGATAGGGTTGGTAGGAAGAAACTCCAGTGGATAGGTTTCACCGTAATGGCAGTAGCCTACCTGATACTGGCACTAACATACACCAGCATTGTGACAAGCCTGACATTATTCCTGGCTGTATACGGAATATCGTTCCTCTTCGGAAACATTGGCCCCAATACTACAACCTTCGTGCTGCCAACGGAGCTGTTCCCTACACAGTTCAGGACAACGGGTCATGGCATAGCCGCTTCAATGGGAAAGTTTGGAGCAGGAATTTTCACATTCCTGGAACCTATACTGCAGTTCGTGTTCAAACTCCAGGGCGTGTTTGCCATACTCGTGGCTGTCTCCCTGCTTGGAGTCATGCTGACCCTGCTGACAATAACAGAAACGAAAAAGAGGTCACTGGAATCAACTTCAGCGATTACCAAGGCCAAAGTTCCGGATTAA
- a CDS encoding alkyl hydroperoxide reductase subunit F, protein MDDQYDVIIIGGAAAGLTAALYSSRQALKTLVITKDIGGQALLTNEIGNYPGFESIGGFELMNRIKKQCELYGTVFLYDEVKKINYAEESCFEIVTANNSFITCALILAFGKTPRDLGVPGEEELKAKGVSYCAICDGPLFKGKEVAVVGLGDPALEAAQMLSDLASKVNIVLRGKSPIGDEDTIRNLRERENVEFLNNRVVKEIKGSGKLERILTIDLENRDAPPQELKVSGLFIEMGYVTKTEFLKGIVNMNGLGEIITNPDGSTSMPGIFAAGDVTNVPYKQAVISAGQGAIAALSAYNYLQGLKGKPHVKSDWKKVKTGKEEHNEKSQFFLG, encoded by the coding sequence ATGGACGATCAATACGATGTCATAATAATAGGCGGGGCTGCAGCAGGATTGACTGCAGCACTTTACAGTTCCAGGCAGGCTCTGAAGACCCTGGTTATAACAAAGGACATCGGCGGGCAGGCTCTTCTGACAAACGAGATCGGAAATTATCCCGGATTTGAGAGCATCGGCGGTTTTGAACTCATGAACAGGATAAAAAAACAGTGCGAACTGTACGGCACAGTTTTCCTTTACGACGAGGTAAAGAAAATCAACTATGCAGAGGAGAGCTGTTTCGAGATTGTCACAGCCAATAACAGCTTCATCACGTGTGCACTTATCCTGGCTTTTGGAAAAACCCCGCGTGATCTGGGTGTTCCCGGCGAGGAGGAGTTGAAGGCCAAAGGAGTTTCATACTGTGCAATATGCGACGGCCCGCTTTTCAAGGGAAAGGAGGTCGCCGTGGTTGGGCTTGGTGACCCTGCACTTGAAGCTGCTCAGATGCTTTCCGACCTGGCAAGCAAGGTTAATATTGTGCTCAGGGGAAAGTCACCCATTGGTGATGAAGACACCATAAGAAATCTCAGGGAGAGGGAAAACGTGGAATTCCTGAACAATAGGGTTGTCAAGGAGATCAAGGGATCCGGGAAGCTGGAGAGGATACTTACCATTGACCTGGAAAACAGGGACGCTCCTCCCCAGGAGTTGAAGGTAAGTGGTCTCTTCATCGAAATGGGTTACGTAACGAAGACAGAATTCCTGAAGGGGATTGTAAACATGAACGGACTGGGCGAGATCATAACCAATCCAGACGGGTCAACTTCAATGCCGGGCATATTCGCCGCCGGGGATGTTACCAATGTACCTTACAAGCAGGCCGTTATCTCGGCGGGACAAGGAGCGATAGCAGCTCTGTCTGCATATAACTACCTTCAGGGGCTCAAGGGAAAACCTCACGTGAAAAGTGACTGGAAGAAAGTCAAGACTGGCAAAGAAGAGCACAATGAGAAGTCACAGTTCTTTCTTGGATAA
- a CDS encoding hydroxyacylglutathione hydrolase — MKIHRFTVGMLSTNCYLIQDKGKCAILDPGGDFGLVRNFITENQLEPTLVLATHGHFDHVFSAGDFYREYGLRLNISADDVDTLDGAAGMSYDFTGEKMDSDFETITFDNGHDFRLGDSIIRAAIYPGHTPGSTIFETGDIMFTGDMVFRGTIGRVDFGGSMEEMKRSLIKFRKTEGSYVLLPGHGESTTLDREKADNPYLSDAFLDVH; from the coding sequence ATGAAAATCCATCGGTTTACCGTCGGGATGCTCAGCACTAATTGCTACTTAATCCAGGACAAGGGGAAGTGTGCAATCCTCGATCCAGGAGGTGATTTTGGTCTGGTCAGGAATTTCATCACGGAAAACCAGCTGGAACCTACGCTGGTGCTGGCAACACACGGGCATTTTGATCATGTATTCAGTGCTGGTGACTTCTACAGGGAATATGGACTGCGCCTCAATATAAGTGCGGATGACGTAGATACACTGGATGGAGCAGCGGGGATGTCATACGATTTCACGGGGGAGAAAATGGATTCGGATTTTGAAACCATAACGTTTGATAACGGGCACGATTTCAGGCTCGGTGATTCAATAATCCGTGCTGCGATCTACCCCGGGCACACTCCGGGCAGCACCATTTTTGAAACCGGTGATATCATGTTCACCGGGGACATGGTCTTCAGGGGAACAATTGGTCGTGTAGATTTTGGTGGTTCCATGGAGGAAATGAAAAGATCGCTGATCAAATTCAGGAAGACAGAGGGAAGTTATGTACTGCTTCCCGGTCACGGTGAATCCACCACGCTGGACAGAGAAAAGGCAGATAATCCATACCTGTCAGATGCGTTTCTCGATGTGCATTGA